Proteins encoded together in one Impatiens glandulifera chromosome 1, dImpGla2.1, whole genome shotgun sequence window:
- the LOC124920352 gene encoding bifunctional nitrilase/nitrile hydratase NIT4B-like, whose translation METDSSASTLRVTVVQASSVFHDTPATIDKAEKLLEQAAGQGSKLILFPEAFIGGYPRGSNYTDRTLKAKQKFLNYHASAIKVPGPEVERLAAMAEKHKVYLVMGVIEKEGYTLYCTVLFFDPNGHYMGKHRKLMPTALERLLWGFGDGSTLPVYDTPIGKIGSVICWENKMPLLRTAMYAKGIQIYCAPTAFDGETWPATMTHVALEGGCFVLSANQFCRRKDYPPPPEYRISATDQEEENMLPETVVCRGGSMIVSPFGKILAGPNWEEEGLVTADIGKLVVTITILNLNLFP comes from the exons ATGGAGACTGACTCCTCTGCTTCAACTCTTCGTGTCACCGTCGTCCAAGCTTCCTCCGTCTTTCATGACACTCCGGCCACCATAG ATAAGGCAGAGAAGCTACTAGAACAAGCAGCAGGGCAGGGATCGAAACTCATCTTATTTCCGGAAGCATTCATTGGAGGATACCCTCGAGGATCGAATTACACCGATCGGACCCTTAAAGCCAAACAAAAGTTCCTCAATTACCATGCCTCTGCCATCAAAGTTCCGG GTCCTGAAGTGGAGAGATTGGCAGCAATGGCAGAAAAACACAAAGTGTATCTAGTGATGGGAGTGATAGAGAAAGAAGGATACACTCTCTATTGCACTGTTCTCTTCTTTGATCCAAATGGGCATTACATGGGGAAGCATAGGAAGCTAATGCCCACGGCCCTTGAGCGGCTTCTTTGGGGATTTGGTGATGGATCCACACTTCCGGTTTATGATACCCCTATTGGTAAAATCGGATCTGTTATTTGTTGGGAAAACAAGATGCCCTTACTAAGGACAGCCATGTATGCCAAAG GCATTCAGATATACTGTGCCCCTACTGCCTTCGACGGGGAAACATGGCCGGCGACGATGACTCATGTTGCCCTCGAGGGGGGATGCTTTGTGCTATCTGCTAACCAGTTCTGCAGGCGGAAGGATTATCCCCCACCGCCGGAATATAGAATCAGCGCCAcggatcaagaagaagaaaatatgtTGCCGGAGACGGTGGTGTGCAGGGGAGGCAGCATGATTGTCTCGCCTTTTGGGAAGATTCTTGCAGGACCCAACTGGGAAGAAGAAGGCCTTGTCACAGCTGATATTGGTAAACTTGTAGTAACAATAACCATCCTTAATTTGAACCTCTTTCCTTAA